One Panicum virgatum strain AP13 chromosome 9K, P.virgatum_v5, whole genome shotgun sequence genomic region harbors:
- the LOC120646673 gene encoding 3-ketoacyl-CoA synthase 1-like, whose amino-acid sequence MEAAPAAVMERERLTAEMAFRDPDGGEPAPSIVIKIRRRLPDFARNIKLKYVKLGIRHGGSPTSVLPMLCVPALAAAAYSFVRLDVIYYSIDLLTCVAWLGTAALLLTVYYFKRPRPVYLVEFACYKPEDQHKISKAGFLEMTESTGCFNEAALDFQTKITNRSALGDETYLPPGVQARPPRLNMAEARMEAEAVMFGCLDALFGSTGIDPRRDVRILIVNCSLFNPTPSLASMIINHYKMRGGVKSFNLGGMGCSAGLIAIDLAKDMLQANPNSYAVVLSTENITLNWYFGNDRSMLLSNCIFRMGGAAALLSNKRADAGRAKYRLLHTVRTHKGAADECFNCVYQREDEVGKVGVSLARELMAVAGDALKTNITTLGPLVLPLSEQLKFLKSLMMRRVFRVKGVRPYIPDFRRAFEHFCVHAGGRAVLEEVQRSLSLRDTDMEPSKCALHRFGNTSSSSLWYELAYAEAKGRVRRGHRVWQIGFGSGFKCNSAVWRALRDVPALPSPGGGAAGDRRSCCNPWAEDVDKYPPKAYV is encoded by the coding sequence ATGGaggctgcgccggcggcggtcaTGGAGCGGGAGCGCTTGACGGCCGAGATGGCCTTCCGCGACCCGGACGGGGGCGAGCCGGCGCCCAGCATCGTGATCAAgatccgccgccggctcccggaCTTCGCGCGGAACATCAAGCTCAAGTACGTCAAGCTCGGGATCCGCCACGGCGGCAGCCCCACGTCGGTGCTGCCGATGCTCTGCgtgcccgcgctcgccgccgccgcctactccTTCGTCCGCCTCGACGTCATCTACTACTCCATCGACCTGCTCACCTGCGTCGCCTGGCTCGGCACCGCGGCGCTGCTGCTCACCGTCTACTACTTCAAGCGGCCCCGCCCGGTGTACCTCGTCGAGTTCGCGTGCTACAAGCCCGAGGACCAGCACAAGATCTCCAAGGCGGGGTTCCTCGAGATGACCGAGAGCACCGGCTGCTTCAACGAGGCGGCCCTCGACTTCCAGACCAAGATCACCAACCGCTCCGCGCTCGGCGACGAGACGTACCTGCCCCCGGGCGTCCAGGCGCGCCCGCCCAGGCTCAACATGGCGGAGGCGCGGATGGAGGCCGAGGCCGTCATGTTCGGGTGCCTGGACGCGCTGTTCGGGTCCACCGGGATCGACCCGCGCCGCGACGTGCGCATCCTCATCGTCAACTGCAGCCTCTTCAACCCGACGCCGTCGCTGGCGTCGATGATCATCAACCACTACAAGATGCGGGGGGGCGTCAAGTCGTTCAACCTCGGCGGCATGGGCTGCAGCGCCGGCCTGATCGCCATCGACCTCGCCAAGGACATGCTCCAGGCGAACCCCAACTCGTACGCCGTCGTGCTCAGCACCGAGAACATCACCCTCAACTGGTACTTCGGCAACGATCGCTCGATGCTCCTCTCCAACTGCATCTTCCgcatgggcggcgcggcggcgctgctgtccAACAAGCGCGCTGACGCCGGGCGCGCCAAGTACCGGCTGCTCCACACGGTGCGCACCCACAAGGGCGCCGCCGACGAGTGCTTCAACTGCGTGTACCAGCGCGAGGACGAGGTCGGTAAGGTCGGTGTCTCCCTGGCGCGGGAGCTCatggcggtggccggcgacgcGCTCAAGACCAACATCACCACGCTGGGGCCCCTGGTGCTGCCCCTGTCCGAGCAGCTCAAGTTCCTCAAGTCCCTGATGATGCGCCGCGTGTTCCGCGTCAAGGGCGTGCGCCCCTACATCCCCGACTTCCGGCGCGCGTTCGAGCACTTCTGCGtgcacgccggcggccgcgcggtgctggaggaggtgcagcgcAGCCTGAGCCTGCGGGACACGGACATGGAGCCCAGCAAGTGCGCCCTCCACCGCTTCGGCAacaccagcagcagctcgcTGTGGTACGAGCTGGCGTACGCGGAGGCCAAGGGCCGGGtgcgccgcggccaccgcgtGTGGCAGATCGGCTTCGGCTCCGGGTTCAAGTGCAACAGCGCCGTGTGGCGCGCGCTCCGCGACGTGCCGGCGCTGCCGtccccaggcggcggcgccgccggggaccGGAGGAGCTGCTGCAACCCCTGGGCGGAGGACGTGGACAAGTACCCTCCCAAGGCGTACGTCTGA